A DNA window from Thalassospiraceae bacterium LMO-JJ14 contains the following coding sequences:
- a CDS encoding YeeE/YedE family protein — protein sequence MIEFSVTTQVALLGLLLGGIFGATAHRTNFCTMGAVSDLVMMDDWNRFRAWLLAIAVGIFGTQVLHLAGYIDINNAIYLTPSLGWLGAILGGLMFGFGMTQAGGCGSKTLIRLGAGNLKSLIVALILGVFAYMTLRGLIALGRTALEGATNIDMLTIGANNQGIPDALAASGVIDIDTARLLVSAIAVLGLLWFCLKDADFRASKPDVIAGIVIGLCVPAGWIITGIVGFDEFEPTQMASLTFVAPVANSIQYLMTFTGSTIDFGISTVGGVILGSFISAKLAGEFKFESFVGTDDMLRHIGGAALMGIGGVLALGCTIGQGLTGMSTLAIGALLAFLSIVAGGVLGMKYIEEGSFGGAVAAMMGRG from the coding sequence ATGATCGAATTTTCAGTCACCACGCAGGTGGCCTTACTTGGACTGCTGCTCGGTGGTATTTTTGGAGCAACGGCACACAGAACAAATTTTTGTACAATGGGCGCCGTTTCCGATCTGGTCATGATGGATGACTGGAATCGCTTTCGCGCCTGGCTGCTAGCGATTGCCGTGGGCATTTTCGGCACGCAGGTTCTGCACCTCGCGGGCTATATTGACATCAACAACGCCATATATCTGACACCGAGCCTTGGCTGGCTGGGGGCGATTCTAGGCGGCCTCATGTTCGGCTTTGGCATGACCCAGGCAGGCGGGTGCGGCTCGAAAACACTTATTCGGCTCGGTGCGGGCAACCTCAAATCGCTGATCGTCGCGCTTATTCTGGGTGTCTTCGCCTACATGACGCTACGCGGCCTGATTGCGTTGGGGCGTACGGCGCTGGAGGGTGCTACCAATATAGATATGCTGACGATCGGTGCGAACAATCAGGGCATCCCCGATGCACTCGCCGCCAGCGGCGTCATCGATATCGATACGGCACGTTTGCTCGTCAGCGCCATCGCGGTTCTGGGTCTGCTGTGGTTTTGCCTCAAGGATGCCGATTTCAGAGCCTCTAAACCCGATGTCATTGCCGGCATCGTCATCGGTCTGTGCGTTCCCGCCGGCTGGATCATCACCGGCATCGTCGGGTTCGACGAATTTGAGCCGACACAAATGGCATCGCTGACATTCGTTGCCCCTGTCGCCAACAGCATTCAGTACCTGATGACCTTCACCGGTTCGACCATCGACTTCGGCATTTCCACCGTCGGCGGGGTTATACTCGGGTCCTTTATCTCGGCTAAGCTTGCCGGCGAGTTCAAGTTCGAATCGTTCGTCGGCACCGACGACATGCTGCGCCATATCGGTGGCGCGGCGTTGATGGGAATCGGTGGCGTGCTGGCGCTCGGATGTACCATTGGTCAGGGACTGACCGGAATGTCGACGCTGGCCATCGGGGCTTTGCTGGCGTTCCTTTCAATCGTTGCCGGCGGCGTTCTCGGCATGAAGTACATCGAGGAAGGTTCGTTCGGCGGCGCCGTTGCCGCAATGATGGGCCGCGGATAA
- a CDS encoding CoB--CoM heterodisulfide reductase iron-sulfur subunit B family protein: protein MNETSKKYQKVAYYPGCALEGSGHSYNTSTKAIGKNLGMELTEVDNWNCCGAMEVKNIDPKIQTYLSSRVMNTAANEMGFDTVMAPCNGCYHNLKKAEYDLEHDEESKEVVDRLSGKAGHGTYEAGQIETIHALDWIKEGIGEEGLKARVKNSLKGLKVANYYGCMYTRPRHIFPEKDQGPGSESTSQPHFMDDLLAAAGAENVDFPLKTACCGGAHTLSDSDMSTKLVINIIRAAEASGAEVIATECPTCHSGLEMHQIRGEKRFGFQSNVKILYFTQLLGMALGVPLRDLGVHENISDSMGFLQDRGFV, encoded by the coding sequence ATGAACGAGACCTCAAAAAAATATCAAAAGGTCGCCTACTATCCTGGCTGTGCGCTGGAAGGATCCGGGCATTCCTACAATACGTCGACAAAGGCGATCGGCAAGAACCTCGGCATGGAGTTGACCGAGGTCGATAACTGGAACTGCTGCGGCGCGATGGAAGTCAAGAACATCGACCCGAAGATCCAGACCTATCTTTCCTCGCGGGTGATGAATACAGCCGCCAATGAAATGGGTTTCGACACCGTTATGGCACCGTGCAACGGCTGCTATCACAACCTTAAAAAAGCCGAATACGATCTTGAACACGACGAAGAGAGCAAGGAAGTCGTCGACCGGTTGTCCGGCAAGGCAGGGCACGGCACCTATGAGGCGGGGCAGATAGAAACCATCCATGCGCTCGACTGGATCAAGGAAGGTATCGGCGAAGAAGGCCTCAAGGCGCGCGTCAAGAATTCACTGAAGGGGCTTAAAGTCGCCAACTATTACGGTTGCATGTACACCCGCCCACGGCACATTTTTCCTGAAAAGGATCAGGGGCCGGGGAGCGAGTCGACATCTCAGCCGCACTTCATGGACGATCTTCTTGCCGCAGCCGGTGCGGAGAACGTGGATTTTCCGCTCAAGACGGCATGCTGCGGCGGCGCGCACACGCTTTCCGATTCCGATATGTCGACCAAGCTGGTGATCAATATCATCCGCGCGGCAGAGGCCTCGGGTGCCGAGGTTATTGCCACCGAATGCCCGACCTGTCATTCGGGCCTGGAAATGCATCAGATCCGCGGCGAGAAGCGGTTCGGTTTTCAGTCCAACGTGAAAATCCTGTATTTCACGCAGCTTCTCGGCATGGCGCTCGGCGTGCCGCTCCGCGATCTCGGCGTGCATGAAAATATCTCCGACTCCATGGGCTTTCTGCAGGACAGGGGGTTCGTATGA
- a CDS encoding 4Fe-4S dicluster domain-containing protein has translation MPIHEKSLIRPENLIEQEHLEIDGVDVSGHWSTFIESRVVRDYNEEMQEEIAALPGGEYIHRCWQCGSCTNACTVNAVNPDFNPRYWIYLARLGMEDELLRDKDIIWQCVSCNKCTYACPRDVNPEGVMKALSHWCELKGHTEKSPSMHFDEEFASQVIATGKIEEGRIIRGFFARTKQSLNQDWLIEMVRRMLRHLPVKMLFAMGMQGVLRPRTKGWDGARAAIEEYVAEKDAEHRKALKLDQPQAAE, from the coding sequence ATGCCAATCCATGAGAAATCGCTGATCCGGCCCGAAAACCTGATCGAACAGGAACACCTGGAAATAGACGGTGTGGATGTTTCGGGACACTGGAGTACCTTCATCGAATCCCGCGTCGTTCGGGACTATAACGAGGAGATGCAGGAGGAAATCGCGGCACTTCCCGGCGGTGAATACATACACCGCTGCTGGCAGTGCGGATCGTGCACCAACGCGTGTACGGTGAACGCTGTAAATCCCGACTTTAACCCCCGATACTGGATTTATCTGGCGCGTCTCGGCATGGAAGATGAATTGCTTAGAGACAAGGACATCATCTGGCAGTGCGTTTCTTGCAATAAATGCACCTATGCCTGTCCGCGCGACGTCAATCCCGAAGGCGTGATGAAGGCGTTGTCGCACTGGTGCGAGTTGAAGGGCCACACCGAGAAATCACCATCGATGCACTTTGATGAAGAGTTCGCGTCGCAAGTTATCGCCACGGGCAAGATAGAAGAAGGCCGGATCATCCGGGGCTTCTTTGCACGTACCAAGCAATCCTTAAATCAGGACTGGCTGATCGAAATGGTGCGCCGCATGCTGCGTCACCTGCCGGTCAAGATGCTGTTCGCAATGGGCATGCAGGGCGTGCTCCGTCCGCGCACCAAGGGATGGGACGGCGCCCGCGCCGCAATCGAGGAATACGTTGCCGAAAAAGATGCCGAGCATCGCAAGGCGCTTAAACTGGATCAGCCGCAAGCGGCCGAATGA
- a CDS encoding FAD-dependent oxidoreductase, with amino-acid sequence MTKPVLVVGAGPAGLSAAHALASVGQEVVLVDKADRLGGTPILSGYAKLVPSGEWAKDAIGGMVDRVTGNGSIKVYTDTMVQAFDGTPGDFTAQFSNGESINASTAVLCTGFTHFDSVNKPEWGFGTFPDVVTTTQVEQMISSGAGVRCPSDGRKPKRVAILLCVGSRDRQIGREWCSKICCTVSSNLGMEIREELPDCHVYIYYMDIRTFGLYEDTYYWKSQEEFKIKYIKARIAEVTSDGNKLIVKGEDTLVKRPITVPFDMVVHAIGMDPNVDNVLIASIFGVELQQHGHIKRMDTYSSMAETSRAGVFVAGAATGPETIDDSIAQGQGAALAALAVANGNKIQAAE; translated from the coding sequence ATGACTAAACCTGTTCTTGTTGTCGGCGCCGGGCCGGCGGGGCTCTCTGCTGCACATGCCTTGGCATCGGTCGGTCAGGAAGTTGTCCTGGTCGACAAGGCGGATCGCCTGGGCGGCACGCCGATATTGTCTGGTTACGCAAAGCTGGTCCCGAGCGGCGAATGGGCGAAGGATGCCATTGGCGGCATGGTCGATCGTGTCACCGGCAACGGCTCGATAAAGGTCTATACGGATACCATGGTACAGGCCTTCGACGGTACGCCTGGTGATTTCACGGCTCAATTTTCGAATGGCGAGTCGATCAACGCGTCGACGGCAGTGCTCTGCACGGGGTTCACTCATTTCGATTCCGTCAACAAACCCGAGTGGGGTTTCGGCACCTTCCCCGATGTCGTCACAACGACCCAGGTCGAGCAGATGATTTCATCAGGTGCGGGCGTCAGGTGTCCGTCGGATGGGCGTAAACCGAAGCGGGTTGCAATTTTGCTTTGTGTCGGCTCGCGTGACCGGCAGATCGGCCGTGAGTGGTGCTCCAAAATATGCTGCACCGTGTCGTCCAACCTCGGCATGGAAATTCGTGAAGAGCTGCCGGACTGTCACGTCTATATCTATTACATGGATATTCGCACATTCGGTCTTTATGAGGACACGTATTACTGGAAGAGCCAGGAAGAGTTTAAGATCAAGTACATCAAGGCGCGGATCGCCGAGGTGACGTCGGACGGGAACAAGCTGATCGTCAAAGGCGAAGACACGCTGGTCAAGCGCCCGATCACGGTGCCGTTCGATATGGTGGTTCACGCCATTGGCATGGACCCGAATGTGGACAACGTCCTGATTGCATCGATCTTCGGTGTCGAGCTGCAACAACATGGGCATATCAAGCGCATGGATACCTACAGCTCGATGGCGGAAACGTCTCGTGCAGGCGTGTTCGTGGCCGGTGCCGCAACGGGCCCCGAGACGATCGACGATTCCATTGCCCAGGGTCAGGGAGCGGCCCTGGCGGCCCTGGCTGTCGCCAACGGCAACAAAATTCAGGCCGCGGAATAA
- a CDS encoding heterodisulfide reductase-related iron-sulfur binding cluster: MSDQTDDTRFTGHGSEWRDAQLSPEQAQTATSWVEARVDKRSMLTNKDRVEDVRDIMWQLEKDGEIIVHRMRDEYEPITLRTLFGWEKKIPTTRLWHHKSCGQCGNIPGYPTSLLWLMNQMGIEYLDETDQTSCTAWNYHGSGIGNVESLAAVFLRNFHQAYVAGEAEGKGRGHYYPLVHCGTSFGNYKEIRGFLLHSAELRERVKKILGKLGRLVDGKLLIPEEIVHYSEWLHAMRYRIKEHQTIDVSNIRATVHPACHVYKMIPEDAIYDDDILEGNRVAVSTGLMQELGADVIDYSTWYDCCGFGFRHIISEREFTRSFAIDRKIRVAVEEAKSDVMIGHDTGCITTLDKNQWISQASDKSSVSLPVVADCQFAALACGAHPYKIAQMHWHASPVETLLAKMGIDWEKSKAEFEAYLKEVEAGNGENLYDPRRMITSGPGFKAAAE, from the coding sequence ATGAGCGATCAAACTGACGACACACGTTTCACCGGGCACGGTTCAGAATGGCGGGATGCTCAACTCAGCCCCGAGCAGGCGCAGACGGCCACCTCGTGGGTTGAGGCGCGCGTAGACAAGCGCTCGATGCTGACCAACAAAGACCGGGTCGAGGATGTCCGCGACATCATGTGGCAGCTTGAAAAGGACGGCGAGATCATCGTTCATCGCATGCGCGATGAATACGAGCCGATCACGCTCCGCACCCTGTTCGGATGGGAAAAGAAAATCCCGACAACGCGGTTGTGGCACCATAAATCCTGCGGTCAGTGCGGTAATATTCCCGGCTATCCGACCTCGCTGCTGTGGCTGATGAACCAGATGGGGATCGAGTATCTGGACGAGACCGACCAGACCTCCTGCACCGCCTGGAATTACCATGGATCAGGTATCGGCAACGTCGAGAGCCTGGCTGCCGTTTTCCTCCGTAATTTCCATCAGGCCTACGTCGCCGGTGAAGCAGAGGGTAAGGGCCGCGGCCATTATTACCCGCTGGTTCATTGCGGGACGTCTTTCGGCAATTATAAGGAAATTCGGGGCTTCCTGCTGCATTCCGCGGAATTGCGCGAGCGCGTGAAGAAAATTCTCGGCAAACTCGGCCGTTTGGTCGACGGCAAGCTGCTGATCCCGGAAGAGATCGTGCATTACTCGGAATGGCTTCACGCCATGCGCTACCGTATCAAGGAACATCAGACCATCGATGTCTCCAATATCCGCGCCACGGTCCATCCGGCCTGTCACGTCTACAAGATGATCCCCGAGGATGCGATCTACGACGATGATATTCTTGAAGGGAACCGCGTTGCGGTGTCGACCGGCCTGATGCAGGAACTGGGCGCAGACGTCATCGACTATTCGACATGGTACGATTGCTGCGGTTTCGGCTTCCGTCACATTATTTCCGAGCGAGAGTTTACCCGCTCGTTTGCCATCGACCGCAAAATCCGAGTCGCTGTCGAGGAAGCCAAATCCGACGTCATGATCGGCCACGATACCGGCTGCATCACGACGCTCGACAAGAACCAGTGGATCAGCCAGGCGTCCGACAAATCGAGTGTTTCCCTGCCCGTCGTCGCAGATTGCCAATTTGCGGCGCTGGCTTGCGGTGCACACCCTTACAAGATCGCACAAATGCACTGGCATGCTTCACCGGTTGAGACCCTGCTCGCGAAAATGGGTATCGATTGGGAAAAATCGAAGGCCGAGTTCGAGGCTTATCTCAAGGAAGTCGAAGCGGGTAATGGCGAAAATCTGTACGATCCGCGCCGCATGATTACGTCGGGGCCGGGTTTTAAGGCGGCCGCTGAATAA
- a CDS encoding 4Fe-4S dicluster domain-containing protein: protein MSHASGSRIQEFIGDPVSAEPAVDYDTMEKVFQDIQADMRYDHELNGCLNCGICTATCPAAHYYDFSPREIVQLLWTENLEGIHDAMQEKIWSCAQCYTCAARCPFGNSPGGLVMIMREVAIKHGMQSAKDVLRPFSRVMLKLISTGNQLAPNMITPDHFPDWGPNISKVDAPLKLLRQAIPMPTLNTTDTAWEVNLKTSVELYTIWEMTGVLEQLETIDENLYDVISDIMDEKRDDYEDWLEDQDDDEDDD from the coding sequence ATGAGCCACGCAAGCGGAAGCCGTATTCAGGAATTCATAGGCGACCCCGTCTCTGCGGAGCCGGCGGTCGATTACGACACCATGGAAAAGGTGTTCCAGGATATTCAGGCGGACATGCGTTATGACCATGAACTGAACGGATGCCTGAATTGCGGGATCTGTACGGCGACCTGTCCGGCAGCTCATTATTACGATTTCAGTCCACGAGAGATCGTGCAGTTGCTATGGACCGAGAATCTCGAAGGCATTCACGATGCCATGCAGGAGAAAATCTGGTCCTGCGCGCAATGCTATACCTGTGCCGCGCGTTGCCCCTTCGGGAACTCTCCGGGCGGTTTGGTGATGATCATGCGGGAAGTTGCCATCAAGCATGGCATGCAGTCCGCGAAGGACGTGTTGCGGCCGTTTTCCCGTGTCATGCTGAAGCTGATTTCGACCGGCAACCAGCTTGCCCCGAACATGATCACGCCCGATCACTTCCCGGACTGGGGACCGAACATCTCGAAGGTCGATGCGCCGCTTAAACTGCTGCGCCAGGCGATACCCATGCCGACCCTGAATACCACGGATACGGCCTGGGAAGTGAACCTCAAGACATCGGTCGAACTGTATACGATCTGGGAAATGACCGGTGTTCTCGAGCAACTCGAGACAATCGACGAAAACCTGTACGACGTGATCTCGGACATCATGGACGAGAAGCGTGACGATTATGAGGACTGGTTGGAAGACCAGGACGATGACGAGGACGACGATTGA
- a CDS encoding DsrE/DsrF/DrsH-like family protein, which translates to MAEKLVIIMVNTDPRNGEELGAPFFQATVAAAMDYEVEVICTATSGQLMKKGFAESLVVKEGSPKTVYDFIKDAHEAGVTFYCCSPNLDLFDMTEDDLIPECSGIVGGAHVIEEVMENDDAKVLTY; encoded by the coding sequence ATGGCCGAAAAACTCGTGATCATTATGGTGAACACCGATCCTCGTAACGGTGAGGAGCTCGGTGCGCCGTTTTTCCAGGCCACCGTCGCAGCGGCGATGGATTACGAGGTCGAGGTCATATGCACGGCAACCTCAGGGCAGCTTATGAAAAAGGGCTTTGCTGAAAGTCTTGTCGTCAAGGAAGGCTCCCCCAAGACCGTTTACGATTTCATCAAGGACGCGCATGAGGCGGGTGTCACTTTTTACTGCTGTTCGCCGAACCTTGATCTTTTCGACATGACCGAGGACGACCTGATCCCTGAATGTTCGGGGATTGTCGGCGGCGCGCATGTCATCGAAGAGGTGATGGAGAACGATGACGCCAAGGTTCTGACGTATTGA